A portion of the Gigantopelta aegis isolate Gae_Host chromosome 10, Gae_host_genome, whole genome shotgun sequence genome contains these proteins:
- the LOC121382739 gene encoding microsomal glutathione S-transferase 1-like — MVTDSPFTTENPVFANFVFYATIVVLKMMLMSGITAAYRITNKVFINPEDASSFGKQTKLVTNNPGVERIRRCHLNDLENVIPFVLIGLLYVATGPSLSSALLHFRLFAGSRLAHTVVYLLAVPQPARAILFTVGILATASMAVSTLLAVSF, encoded by the exons atggTTACAGATTCTCCTTTTACAACCGAGAACCCGGTTTTTgctaactttgtattttatgcaACTATTGTTGTACTGAAAATGATGTTAATGAGTGGAATCACTGCCGCATACCGAATAACAAACAAG GTGTTCATTAATCCCGAGGATGCTAGCTCTTTCGGAAAACAGACAAAACTGGTTACGAATAATCCTGGTGTGGAGAGAATACGGAG aTGCCATCTAAACGACCTTGAGAACGTCATTCCGTTTGTCCTGATTGGTCTGCTGTACGTGGCTACAGGTCCGAGTCTGTCCTCGGCTCTCCTGCACTTCCGGCTGTTTGCCGGATCACGATTGGCTCACACGGTCGTCTATCTGCTAGCTGTTCCTCAGCCGGCGAGGGCGATTTTATTTACTGTTGGCATTTTAGCGACAGCATCCATGGCAGTCAGCACCCTGTTGGCTGTGTCCTTTTGA